Proteins from a genomic interval of Clostridium sp. AN503:
- a CDS encoding 5'-methylthioadenosine/adenosylhomocysteine nucleosidase produces MKVGIICAGDEESAPFLPTITNCKITERAMLKFYEGQIQDTRVVVLYSGVCKVNAAIAAQILVDVYGVDIMLNSGTAGGMNPDLKIFDTVISTEVCYHDVAADILTEFHPWMKSVFFKADPELIEQSKAAVDRIEPAGDVFWGRMVTGESFITDEGRDKINDEFMPLTVDMETASIAHVCYVNRVPFLAIRCVTDTASHSGADHFEENCAKASVIAKDITVALLSELGRGQDKRHRVFR; encoded by the coding sequence ATGAAAGTCGGAATTATATGTGCAGGTGATGAAGAATCAGCCCCTTTTTTACCAACCATAACCAATTGCAAAATAACGGAACGGGCCATGTTAAAGTTCTATGAGGGACAGATCCAGGATACCAGGGTTGTTGTACTATATTCTGGAGTATGTAAGGTAAACGCTGCGATCGCGGCGCAAATCCTGGTCGATGTATATGGTGTAGATATCATGCTTAATTCAGGAACGGCAGGCGGAATGAATCCTGATCTTAAAATATTTGATACGGTGATTTCGACAGAAGTCTGTTACCATGATGTTGCGGCCGATATTTTAACCGAATTCCACCCATGGATGAAATCAGTGTTTTTTAAAGCAGACCCTGAATTGATAGAACAGTCAAAGGCCGCAGTCGACAGGATAGAACCGGCGGGGGATGTGTTCTGGGGACGGATGGTCACGGGGGAATCCTTTATAACCGATGAGGGGCGGGACAAAATCAATGACGAATTTATGCCTCTGACAGTGGACATGGAGACGGCGAGTATTGCCCATGTGTGCTATGTGAACCGGGTACCGTTTCTGGCAATCCGATGTGTTACGGATACCGCCTCGCACAGTGGGGCCGATCATTTCGAAGAAAACTGCGCCAAAGCTTCAGTCATTGCGAAAGATATCACGGTGGCTTTATTAAGTGAGCTTGGCCGCGGACAGGATAAGAGACATCGGGTTTTCAGATGA
- a CDS encoding aspartate/glutamate racemase family protein, producing the protein MKTIGLIGGMSWESTVSYYQIINEEVKKRLGGLHSARIILYSVEFDEIEKCQSNGDWEKSGDILGKAAKGLEAAGADFILICTNTMHKVAPQIESMIQIPVIHIADATAQELEKCQIRKVGLLGTKYTMTQDFYKQKLIDKGIDVVIPDGEQIDVVNDIIFRELCVGEIREESRRKFQNIIDSLAHKGAEGVILGCTEIGLLIQQPDSSLPVFDTTLIHAKRAVEIALDL; encoded by the coding sequence ATGAAAACAATTGGGTTAATCGGTGGGATGAGTTGGGAGAGTACCGTTTCCTACTACCAGATTATCAATGAAGAAGTGAAAAAACGTCTTGGAGGGCTTCATTCCGCCAGGATTATTCTTTATAGTGTGGAATTTGATGAGATAGAAAAATGTCAGTCAAACGGCGATTGGGAAAAGAGTGGAGATATTCTGGGGAAAGCGGCAAAAGGCCTGGAAGCGGCAGGTGCAGATTTTATCTTGATCTGCACGAATACAATGCACAAAGTAGCTCCACAGATTGAATCTATGATACAGATTCCTGTCATACATATAGCTGATGCCACGGCACAGGAACTGGAAAAATGTCAGATTCGGAAAGTCGGATTGTTGGGAACAAAATATACAATGACACAGGATTTTTATAAGCAAAAACTCATCGATAAAGGCATCGATGTGGTGATTCCGGATGGGGAACAGATTGATGTTGTGAATGATATTATTTTCCGGGAACTCTGCGTAGGAGAGATCCGGGAGGAATCCCGCCGGAAATTTCAGAATATCATTGACAGTTTAGCTCATAAGGGCGCAGAAGGGGTTATTTTAGGGTGTACAGAGATTGGTCTTTTGATCCAACAGCCGGATTCCTCCCTGCCTGTTTTTGATACAACTCTGATCCATGCAAAACGTGCAGTTGAGATCGCGTTGGATCTCTGA
- a CDS encoding HAD family phosphatase has translation MIKAVIFDLDGLLIDSEIISYKIFQEILDRYGHGFSMDEYAQNYSGKTGIANMQKLIRTYQLPLSMEGGLELAEIIEKGFLDQGVALKKGAKELLSYLRACHYKTVVASSSTKDRALKILEQHGIVGDFDGFVFGDEVEKSKPDPEIFLKACIKVSEKPEHCLILEDSEAGIQAGFSANIPVICIPDIKLPEQGYLDKTEAVLDSLEDVIDYVKGQEWKQDQ, from the coding sequence ATGATCAAGGCAGTGATATTTGATTTGGACGGCTTGCTGATCGACAGTGAGATCATATCTTATAAAATTTTTCAGGAAATACTGGACCGATACGGACATGGATTCTCAATGGACGAATATGCTCAGAATTACAGCGGCAAGACCGGGATCGCGAATATGCAGAAGCTGATCCGGACATACCAGCTGCCGTTGTCTATGGAGGGCGGTCTGGAGCTGGCGGAAATCATAGAGAAGGGCTTTCTGGATCAGGGCGTTGCGCTAAAAAAAGGCGCAAAGGAATTACTTTCATATTTGAGAGCCTGCCATTACAAGACCGTTGTCGCATCGTCAAGTACAAAAGACCGTGCTCTGAAAATATTAGAACAGCATGGAATCGTTGGGGATTTCGATGGATTTGTGTTTGGCGATGAAGTGGAAAAGAGCAAACCGGACCCGGAGATATTTTTAAAAGCTTGCATTAAGGTTTCGGAGAAACCGGAACACTGCCTGATCTTAGAGGACAGTGAAGCCGGGATCCAGGCTGGTTTTTCTGCAAACATCCCGGTTATCTGTATCCCGGATATAAAGCTCCCGGAACAGGGTTATCTGGACAAGACAGAGGCTGTTCTGGATTCTCTGGAAGATGTGATTGATTATGTGAAAGGGCAGGAGTGGAAGCAGGATCAGTAG
- a CDS encoding adenylosuccinate synthase: MSKVDVVLGCFYGDEGKGKVIDYLAVHADIAVRATGGDNAGHTIKVDGVKYAMHLIPSGILSGHTIGIIGNGVVLNPEVLMAEIENLKAHGYDVEHNLKISDKAHIILPYHRLMDVALEKARAASKIGTTGKGIGPAYCDKYERCGLRTEDLYAPNFKEKLKELVENRRALLKFYDPADTAIDEKLDFEKVFADYTAYAEQIRPYVCDTITYLHRALEEDKKVVVEGAQATLLDIDFGSYPFVTSSNPTIGGIITGTGLSASNIGNVYGVIKAYSSRVGAGPYVTELLDETGDKIRELGHEYGTTTGRPRRCGWLDLVTLKYAKRINGLTALSVNHLDTIGKFDKIKVCVAYDCNGTVTEDFSTNLDFLNSAKPVYREFDGDFGELESCKSFEELPEQAKEYIRFIEEYIGIPVKFIGTGADREAMIVRE; encoded by the coding sequence ATGTCAAAAGTTGATGTGGTATTAGGTTGCTTCTATGGTGATGAGGGAAAAGGAAAGGTGATCGACTATCTTGCGGTCCATGCAGATATCGCAGTCCGGGCTACGGGCGGTGACAATGCGGGACACACGATCAAGGTAGACGGTGTTAAGTACGCCATGCACTTAATCCCATCTGGAATCCTGTCCGGCCATACCATCGGCATAATCGGGAACGGCGTGGTGCTGAACCCGGAAGTCCTTATGGCAGAGATTGAGAACTTAAAAGCCCACGGGTATGATGTGGAGCATAATTTAAAGATCAGTGACAAGGCGCATATTATCCTGCCTTACCACAGATTGATGGACGTAGCCCTTGAAAAAGCGAGAGCCGCATCCAAGATCGGTACTACCGGCAAGGGGATTGGCCCGGCCTACTGTGACAAGTACGAGCGTTGCGGGCTGCGGACCGAGGATCTGTATGCACCGAATTTTAAGGAGAAGTTAAAAGAGCTGGTGGAGAACCGCAGAGCCCTTCTCAAGTTCTACGACCCGGCGGATACGGCTATTGATGAGAAACTGGATTTTGAAAAGGTATTTGCCGATTACACCGCTTATGCAGAGCAGATCAGGCCATATGTGTGCGACACGATCACGTATCTGCACAGAGCGCTGGAGGAAGATAAAAAGGTTGTGGTCGAGGGCGCTCAGGCAACGCTTCTGGATATTGATTTCGGTTCCTATCCCTTTGTGACCTCCTCTAATCCGACCATTGGCGGCATTATCACCGGGACCGGTTTAAGTGCCAGCAATATCGGGAATGTATACGGGGTGATCAAGGCGTATTCCAGCCGTGTAGGAGCCGGCCCCTATGTGACAGAGCTGCTTGACGAGACCGGCGACAAGATCCGGGAACTGGGACATGAGTACGGCACCACCACGGGCAGACCGCGCAGATGCGGCTGGCTGGATCTGGTGACCTTAAAATATGCAAAGCGCATCAATGGTCTGACGGCTTTATCCGTGAACCATCTCGATACGATCGGCAAGTTTGACAAGATCAAAGTCTGTGTTGCTTATGACTGCAACGGGACTGTGACGGAGGATTTCTCTACCAACCTGGATTTCTTAAACAGCGCGAAGCCGGTATACAGGGAGTTTGACGGCGACTTTGGCGAGCTGGAATCCTGTAAGAGCTTTGAGGAGTTACCGGAGCAGGCCAAAGAATACATCCGCTTTATTGAGGAGTATATCGGTATTCCGGTAAAATTTATCGGGACCGGGGCGGACCGGGAAGCCATGATCGTGAGAGAGTAA
- a CDS encoding Rpn family recombination-promoting nuclease/putative transposase has protein sequence MKPLSELTLLDRFLFACAMEDTWIMQKVLEIILGREMALVDPTQVEKELRTVPWLRSVRLDVMAFDEEDQLYNTEVQRENTGNLVRRGRFYQALIDSSLLEPGDVNFNQMQDTYQIMIAPFDLFGKKRYRYTFQMKCKEEDMWLEDGVTRIFLNTKGENPQDVNPELVELLHYFEKTTDEVAADCESERIKELHERIRRIKTSEEIGVRYMQKWEEMVYAKEEGREEGVAEGKTKGIALTKRVMKLSMEGLSKADIAKETGASIQEITEILE, from the coding sequence ATGAAACCATTATCAGAATTGACTCTGCTGGATCGTTTCTTGTTTGCCTGCGCCATGGAAGATACATGGATCATGCAGAAAGTGCTGGAGATTATCCTGGGACGAGAGATGGCACTTGTTGATCCGACACAAGTGGAAAAGGAGCTGCGCACGGTGCCATGGCTGCGTTCGGTCAGGCTGGATGTGATGGCATTTGATGAGGAGGACCAGTTGTACAATACAGAGGTACAGCGCGAAAATACCGGGAATCTGGTACGGCGAGGCCGGTTTTACCAGGCCCTGATCGACAGCTCTTTACTGGAGCCGGGGGATGTGAACTTCAATCAGATGCAGGACACGTATCAGATTATGATAGCGCCCTTTGATCTCTTTGGAAAAAAACGCTACCGCTACACATTTCAAATGAAATGCAAAGAGGAAGATATGTGGCTGGAAGACGGGGTGACCCGAATCTTTCTAAACACAAAAGGCGAGAATCCACAGGATGTGAATCCGGAACTGGTAGAGCTGCTGCATTATTTTGAAAAAACAACGGATGAAGTGGCAGCAGATTGTGAGAGTGAGCGTATTAAAGAGCTTCACGAACGAATCCGCAGAATCAAGACCAGCGAGGAGATCGGGGTGAGATATATGCAGAAGTGGGAAGAGATGGTGTATGCGAAAGAGGAAGGGCGAGAAGAAGGGGTGGCAGAGGGCAAGACTAAAGGAATTGCATTGACAAAAAGGGTGATGAAACTTTCGATGGAAGGCCTTTCGAAAGCGGATATTGCGAAAGAGACCGGTGCATCTATACAGGAGATCACAGAGATTCTTGAGTGA
- the purB gene encoding adenylosuccinate lyase: MNDRYQSPLSERYASREMQYIFSPDKKFKTWRKLWVALAETEMELGLPITQEQIDELKANAGDINYEVAKEREKLVRHDVMSHVYAYGQQCPNAKGIIHLGATSCYVGDNTDIIIMTEGLRLVRKKLINVMAELAKFADRYKNQPTLAFTHFQPAQPTTVGKRATLWLNELLLDLEDLDHVLDTMKLLGSKGTTGTQASFLELFEGDHEKCRKADQMIAEKMGFSACYPVSGQTYSRKVDTRVLNVLAGIAQSAHKFSNDIRLLQHLKEVEEPFEKNQIGSSAMAYKRNPMRSERIASLSNYVMSDVMNPMLVASTQWFERTLDDSANKRLSIPEGFLAVDGILDLYLNVVDGLVVYPKVIEKHFMAELPFMATENIMMDAVKAGGDRQELHERIRQLSMEAGRNVKEKGLDNNLLELIAADPAFGLSLEELESCMEPSRYVGRAPQQVEEFLYEVVQPVLDENQDILGMTAEITV, from the coding sequence ATGAACGACAGATATCAGAGCCCGTTGTCAGAGCGCTATGCCAGCCGTGAGATGCAGTACATTTTTTCTCCGGATAAAAAGTTTAAGACCTGGAGGAAGCTCTGGGTTGCACTGGCTGAGACCGAGATGGAGCTGGGACTGCCCATCACCCAGGAGCAGATTGATGAGCTGAAGGCTAATGCCGGCGACATCAATTATGAAGTAGCGAAAGAGCGGGAGAAGCTGGTGCGCCACGATGTAATGTCCCATGTATACGCTTATGGACAGCAGTGTCCGAATGCGAAAGGCATCATCCACCTGGGAGCAACCTCCTGCTACGTAGGAGATAATACGGACATCATTATTATGACCGAGGGCTTAAGGCTGGTCCGTAAAAAGCTTATCAATGTGATGGCAGAGCTTGCAAAGTTCGCCGACAGATACAAGAACCAGCCGACCCTTGCATTTACCCATTTCCAGCCTGCCCAGCCCACGACTGTTGGCAAGCGCGCGACGCTTTGGCTCAATGAGCTTTTACTGGATCTGGAGGATCTGGATCATGTGCTGGATACCATGAAGCTTCTGGGTTCCAAGGGAACTACCGGTACCCAGGCAAGCTTTTTGGAGCTGTTTGAGGGAGACCACGAGAAGTGCCGTAAAGCGGATCAGATGATAGCGGAAAAGATGGGCTTTTCTGCCTGCTATCCGGTATCAGGACAGACCTATTCCCGGAAGGTGGATACCCGTGTGCTGAACGTGCTGGCTGGTATTGCCCAGAGCGCCCACAAGTTTTCCAACGATATCCGTCTGCTCCAGCATTTAAAGGAAGTGGAAGAGCCATTTGAGAAGAACCAGATCGGTTCCTCCGCTATGGCTTATAAGAGGAACCCGATGCGTTCAGAGCGCATTGCCTCCCTGTCCAACTATGTGATGAGTGATGTGATGAACCCGATGTTAGTGGCATCCACCCAGTGGTTTGAGCGCACTCTGGATGATTCCGCCAACAAGCGTTTAAGTATTCCGGAGGGATTCCTTGCTGTCGATGGGATTCTGGATCTGTATCTCAATGTGGTGGACGGCCTTGTGGTATATCCAAAGGTGATCGAGAAGCATTTTATGGCGGAGCTGCCGTTTATGGCTACTGAGAACATCATGATGGATGCAGTAAAGGCCGGCGGTGACCGTCAGGAGCTGCATGAGCGCATCCGCCAGCTTTCCATGGAGGCTGGCAGAAATGTGAAGGAGAAGGGGCTGGATAATAACCTTCTGGAGCTGATCGCAGCAGATCCGGCATTTGGACTGAGTCTTGAGGAGCTTGAGTCCTGTATGGAGCCGTCCCGTTATGTGGGACGTGCGCCGCAGCAGGTGGAGGAGTTCTTATACGAGGTGGTGCAGCCGGTTCTGGATGAGAATCAGGATATTCTGGGGATGACGGCTGAAATTACTGTGTAA
- the purC gene encoding phosphoribosylaminoimidazolesuccinocarboxamide synthase, with protein sequence MEKRELLYEGKAKKVFTTDDPSVLIVSYKDDATAFDGLKKGTIVGKGAINNRMTNHIFKLLEKKGVPTHLVEELNDRETAVKKVEIVPLEVIIRNYSAGSFAKKMGMEEGVKFNCPTLEFSYKNDDLHDPFINSYYALALGLATQEEIDTITRYAFIVNDVMQEYFGSLGIDLIDFKIEFGRLADGTIILADEVSPDTCRLWDKETHEKLDKDRFRRDLGNVEDAYNEVFRRLGIE encoded by the coding sequence ATGGAGAAAAGAGAGTTACTGTACGAAGGCAAGGCAAAAAAGGTTTTTACAACGGATGACCCGAGCGTATTGATCGTTTCCTATAAGGATGACGCGACCGCATTTGACGGCCTGAAAAAAGGCACGATCGTCGGAAAGGGCGCTATCAATAACCGTATGACCAATCATATTTTCAAACTGCTGGAGAAGAAGGGCGTGCCGACTCATCTGGTGGAGGAGCTGAACGATCGCGAGACCGCAGTGAAGAAGGTGGAGATCGTTCCGCTTGAGGTCATTATACGTAACTACTCTGCAGGGAGCTTCGCAAAGAAGATGGGCATGGAGGAAGGCGTGAAGTTCAATTGCCCGACTCTGGAGTTCAGCTACAAGAACGACGATCTGCATGACCCGTTCATCAACAGCTATTATGCCCTGGCGCTGGGGTTGGCTACCCAGGAGGAGATCGATACCATCACCAGATACGCATTTATCGTAAACGATGTGATGCAGGAGTATTTTGGGAGCCTTGGCATCGACCTGATCGATTTTAAGATTGAGTTCGGCAGACTGGCAGACGGCACCATCATTCTGGCGGACGAGGTGTCTCCGGATACCTGCCGTCTGTGGGATAAAGAAACCCATGAGAAACTGGACAAAGACCGTTTCCGGAGAGATCTGGGCAATGTTGAGGATGCATATAATGAAGTATTCCGCCGTCTTGGGATTGAATAA
- the dapB gene encoding 4-hydroxy-tetrahydrodipicolinate reductase translates to MVRMIMHGCNGAMGRTISAMARDMEGIEVVAGIDLSPLAESDYPQFAALEECSVEADVIVDFASAKAVDHLLDYCEERKMPLVLCTTGLSEDQVKKIQKTAEHTAVLRSANMSLGINTLLKLLKDAARVLAGAGFDVEIVEKHHNQKVDAPSGTALALADSINEAMEEQYHYKYDRSTERVKRDPKEIGILAVRGGSIVGEHEVIFAGRDEVITFTHTAYSKAIFAKGALEAAVFLAGKEAGLYDMADVIDAAS, encoded by the coding sequence ATGGTAAGAATGATCATGCATGGCTGTAACGGCGCCATGGGCAGGACGATTTCGGCAATGGCCAGGGATATGGAAGGCATTGAGGTTGTGGCGGGCATCGATTTAAGCCCTCTTGCAGAGTCGGATTATCCGCAGTTCGCAGCCCTGGAGGAGTGCAGCGTGGAGGCGGATGTGATCGTGGACTTTGCTTCTGCAAAAGCGGTGGATCATCTGCTGGACTATTGTGAGGAGAGGAAAATGCCGCTGGTTTTATGTACCACGGGACTTTCCGAAGACCAGGTAAAAAAGATTCAGAAGACGGCAGAGCACACGGCGGTGCTCCGCTCTGCAAACATGTCCCTGGGGATCAATACGCTTCTGAAGCTTTTAAAGGATGCTGCCAGGGTTTTGGCGGGCGCCGGTTTTGATGTTGAGATCGTTGAGAAGCATCATAACCAGAAGGTGGACGCCCCCAGCGGAACGGCGCTTGCTCTGGCGGATTCCATCAATGAAGCCATGGAGGAGCAGTACCATTATAAATACGACCGCAGCACAGAGCGGGTGAAGCGGGATCCGAAGGAGATCGGGATTTTGGCGGTTCGGGGCGGTTCTATCGTGGGCGAGCATGAGGTGATCTTTGCAGGCAGGGACGAAGTGATTACCTTTACCCATACGGCTTATTCCAAAGCCATTTTTGCAAAAGGCGCGCTGGAGGCGGCAGTATTTCTGGCAGGAAAAGAAGCCGGGCTTTATGATATGGCAGACGTGATCGACGCAGCGTCGTAA
- the dapA gene encoding 4-hydroxy-tetrahydrodipicolinate synthase, producing MAIFEGAGVALVTPFTESGEVNYPRLKDLVEEQIAGGTDSIIVCGTTGESSTMGHEEHIDVVRFVCEAVNKRIPVIAGAGSNCTKEAIHLSQEAERAGADGLLLVTPYYNKATQGGLIAHYTAISDSVKIPILLYHIPGRTGVTMKPETIVKLCKEVPNIVGVKEASGNFSAIAEIMSLADGCVDLYSGNDDQIVPLLAMGGKGVISVLSNIAPRQTHDICDTFFKGDVKKSCELQLEAIPLINALFCEVNPIPVKAALNLMGKEAGPMRLPLTEMEPQNKERLKKAMQDYGIL from the coding sequence ATGGCTATTTTTGAAGGAGCAGGCGTTGCATTGGTTACCCCGTTTACAGAATCCGGGGAGGTGAATTACCCGAGGCTGAAAGACCTTGTGGAGGAGCAGATCGCAGGTGGAACCGATTCGATCATCGTCTGCGGGACCACTGGAGAATCGTCCACCATGGGACATGAGGAGCACATCGACGTGGTCCGGTTCGTCTGCGAGGCAGTGAATAAGCGTATTCCGGTCATTGCAGGCGCCGGTTCTAATTGTACGAAGGAAGCCATCCATTTATCACAGGAGGCAGAGCGGGCCGGAGCCGACGGACTTCTGCTGGTGACTCCCTACTACAACAAGGCGACCCAGGGAGGCCTGATCGCCCACTATACGGCGATCTCGGATTCTGTGAAGATCCCGATCCTTTTATACCATATTCCGGGCCGTACCGGCGTGACCATGAAGCCGGAGACGATTGTGAAGCTCTGTAAGGAGGTACCAAACATTGTGGGCGTGAAGGAGGCCAGCGGCAATTTCTCAGCGATCGCAGAGATTATGAGCCTGGCCGACGGCTGTGTGGATCTGTATTCCGGCAACGATGACCAGATCGTACCGCTCCTGGCGATGGGCGGAAAAGGCGTGATCTCCGTGCTGTCCAATATTGCGCCGCGTCAGACTCACGATATCTGCGACACCTTTTTTAAGGGCGATGTGAAGAAGAGCTGTGAGCTGCAGCTTGAGGCGATCCCGTTGATTAATGCGCTGTTTTGCGAGGTGAATCCGATCCCTGTAAAGGCTGCCCTTAACCTTATGGGGAAGGAAGCCGGACCCATGCGCCTGCCGCTGACGGAGATGGAACCGCAGAATAAGGAGCGTCTGAAAAAAGCAATGCAGGATTACGGAATTTTATAA
- a CDS encoding PfkB family carbohydrate kinase, whose amino-acid sequence MNIKDIANLCGVSPSTVSKILHDKDDDISVETRRKVLEVIKKYQYVPYSKVLKNAAPKTNTIGVLISEQEYGAQELLYHIERTASENGYSIMLCNTSGDVSLASRCLHILNNKGVDGIISIFQEEELLSQTTIPAIRLDHKKHKTSITGVADIYFEMTDAGYLAVSYLFEKGHRKIACLLSEEDNDVMEGYLRAFKEQFLSPDWEWLIRGNEEDLVKVGIPKCLEMDVTAIICTDVETGNIFYEKLRARGDVVPDNISVISVRNSRLADRLFPKMAAVHIPSEQLGKESVDILIELIEGKKSAHEYRKKAELEIVERGSVVPPVKYSQGGKIVVVGSMNMDCMISVGHIPTGGETLKAGSIVSLPGGKGANQAVGAGKLGGLVYMVGRLGNDSDGKVIYNSLVDHGVRTDGVIFDDSTPTGKAYINVASNGESTIVIYPGANEKLGREQVKQFEHLLDDAKYCLLTLEIEEETVEYTIRKCQKKQVEVILKPSAVEKMKESLFGQISYFVPNEKELKQLLPGEASIEEKAVILLDKGVKNVIITLGEKGCYFRNREQERYFPAADFFPVDTTGAADAFIAALAVYLSEGKDILQAISFATYAAGISITRQGVQSGMVDRQGITLYQEEIAGLLR is encoded by the coding sequence ATGAATATTAAGGATATCGCAAACTTATGTGGTGTGTCGCCGTCTACTGTGTCGAAAATCCTTCATGATAAGGATGATGACATTAGTGTAGAAACGCGTAGAAAGGTACTGGAAGTTATTAAAAAGTATCAGTATGTACCGTACTCAAAAGTCTTGAAAAATGCTGCGCCCAAGACGAACACGATTGGAGTGTTGATATCGGAGCAGGAATATGGAGCACAGGAACTTTTGTATCATATTGAGAGAACAGCTTCTGAGAATGGTTACAGTATTATGCTGTGTAATACTTCCGGGGACGTCTCACTGGCATCCAGATGCCTGCATATTCTTAATAATAAAGGAGTGGATGGAATTATTAGCATCTTCCAGGAGGAGGAGCTTCTGTCGCAGACCACGATTCCGGCAATTCGCCTGGATCATAAAAAACATAAGACCAGTATAACTGGAGTTGCAGATATTTATTTTGAAATGACGGATGCCGGGTATCTGGCAGTTTCTTATCTGTTTGAAAAAGGACATCGAAAAATAGCATGTCTTCTCAGTGAAGAGGACAACGATGTTATGGAAGGATATTTAAGGGCGTTTAAGGAACAGTTCCTTTCGCCAGATTGGGAATGGCTGATTCGTGGAAATGAAGAAGATTTGGTGAAAGTGGGGATTCCTAAATGCCTGGAGATGGATGTAACTGCTATTATTTGTACGGATGTAGAAACGGGAAATATATTTTATGAAAAGCTGCGGGCACGGGGAGATGTAGTGCCTGACAATATCTCTGTTATCAGTGTGCGGAACAGCCGTTTGGCAGATCGTTTGTTTCCTAAAATGGCAGCTGTCCATATTCCATCTGAACAATTAGGGAAAGAGTCTGTTGATATTTTGATCGAACTTATCGAAGGAAAAAAATCAGCACATGAATACCGAAAAAAAGCAGAATTGGAGATTGTAGAACGAGGAAGTGTCGTACCGCCGGTAAAATATAGTCAAGGCGGAAAAATAGTTGTGGTTGGCAGCATGAACATGGACTGTATGATTAGTGTGGGACATATTCCCACCGGAGGTGAAACGCTAAAAGCCGGAAGCATTGTTTCACTGCCAGGTGGAAAAGGCGCTAACCAGGCAGTCGGCGCAGGGAAACTGGGCGGGTTAGTATATATGGTTGGACGTCTTGGTAATGATAGTGACGGAAAGGTGATCTATAACAGTCTGGTAGATCATGGAGTCCGTACAGATGGAGTGATTTTTGATGATTCTACTCCGACAGGGAAGGCATATATTAACGTGGCTTCAAATGGAGAAAGCACAATTGTCATTTATCCTGGAGCCAATGAAAAATTGGGAAGAGAGCAGGTGAAACAATTTGAACATTTGCTTGATGATGCAAAATATTGTCTTTTAACGTTGGAAATTGAGGAAGAAACTGTAGAATATACGATTCGTAAATGCCAGAAAAAGCAGGTTGAGGTTATCCTAAAACCATCGGCAGTCGAAAAAATGAAAGAAAGCCTGTTTGGTCAGATTTCCTATTTTGTGCCGAACGAGAAGGAGTTAAAGCAATTGTTACCGGGAGAAGCTTCGATTGAAGAAAAGGCGGTGATCCTTCTGGATAAAGGTGTGAAGAATGTGATTATAACATTAGGGGAAAAGGGCTGTTATTTTCGGAACAGGGAGCAGGAACGATATTTTCCGGCGGCAGATTTTTTTCCTGTGGATACGACAGGAGCGGCAGATGCGTTTATTGCAGCATTGGCGGTTTATCTGAGTGAGGGAAAGGATATTCTCCAGGCAATCAGTTTTGCTACTTACGCTGCTGGTATCAGTATTACCAGGCAGGGGGTTCAGTCCGGGATGGTTGACCGGCAGGGGATTACTTTATATCAGGAAGAAATTGCGGGGCTGCTGCGTTAG